A region of the Aethina tumida isolate Nest 87 chromosome 3, icAetTumi1.1, whole genome shotgun sequence genome:
TGGATTGCCGACTGAATGAATAATAAACCGTTATGTCGGATTGTTTTCTCAATTGTTGGCTAGTTTTGGACGGTGTACTTGCCCAAAATCGCAAATAAAGCGAAATAGTGCGTTCTATCATTTGAAAGTCAAGTGTATGTAATTTTGGCAGGTATCTGTCGCCAGACTTCACTCGTAAACTGTTCTGCTTACgtagtttatttttgcaaTTAAACTATTCCTTTAAGTGTTCATTATTGCACGGTTTTGCGAGAAATTTTGTAAGCGAATGCTTCATGGAAACTTGTTTTTGggataatactaataaaatctattgtctGTGTTTACACTTAACATTAATGTACTCAACACAATAGATAAGAAAGAATAGTGTTAAAATACGGGCAATTATGCTTTCTATATAATATGCatgttatattttgttgtttaacagTTATTTGACATTACTGTATTGTGTGTATAATGAAGgcaaattattttcagaaaaaaggTTCGTTCACTGGGTCCTGTAGATCTAAATGGTTGGGCGCAGACAGCATGTCTACTTTGTCAGGGCAAGCCTCCAAGGGGGAGAAAACCAAACCAAAATTTCAATCTTTggatataaataacttatataGAGTCAGCAGGGTaagtgttttatatttatttattaaatagtcaTCAcccatattaaatttgattaaaacagtTTCTCAGAAATATGTATTTGAGTATAATGTGGTGATTCATCGAGCTTGTTGTTTTTGACAAgtataaatttcacaaaatctGTGGTTATGTTGTGATACATAATGTCACTTTTAATTTGACATATTGTTGTAATTCAATGTCATTCATGTTGTTACTGATTGTCCATTAACACAACAATACTACAACATTTCATTGAGGTGATTACTGAGATATTAATTATAGGGATAAACAATGTTTTGAATAGAATTAGGGGgatgaaaacaattaatatcttCAACAACATGTTTATTGAAACTTAAAATGTGATACCATAAATGGCACAATTAGTTCTCCATACTTGACACCCATATACATTTagtttcattgtttattttaaataaatgtttgtaaatttcaaatatttaatataatatttttgaacatatAACTCATTAAAGTCTTTGtcattgtaattgtttaacgagtatttaaaacgttaaaaacattatattccataattcatttttttaagtattagaattaatgaatttcatttccatttcaatttttttatgtaccaCCAAAATGCCAGACGCTAGGAATTATTGATAACTAGCGGGTCTAAAAATAAGTgcctaatgtaaatatttaattcgacATTTAGTTCGAAAGTAAATAGAACGTTCCCTATATTGACACGTGCATATTTTGTAAGGAGTAAACGAGTTTCGTTTGTGAAAAATGAATGAGCGCGTgcgacatttttttaaatcaaacaaaGCGAGACGCACCTCATTATATTTGCTACATTTCATTAATGAAATACACGCTTTGCATCCTTCTATGCAACAATAATAAGCGTGTCTGTTGAAAAGAAAGTAAGGCCTTAccatattattatgaaaattataatacgtCGGAGTATTAATGATTTACCAACCAGATTTCCTCATtcatacattataaataaaacatttccattattaattaacaaatatttgttaaaagtaCATTGTTTTCgctttgtacaattttatgtaCAGTGTGTAAAATGTCCTAATTATTATCCGCATTACGGTATTACGTTTACGGTTAAGTGGGCTGTATAAAATGGTAACTCGCAGACAAATCACACTCAGCTGACCAGATAAAAACCATTTCAACGTTTGACATTGAATGAAAATGGAGTGGCACGGTCAAATTCGGTTGTAATTTGCGGTTGCATTAATTATTACTGAGTGATGGCTGCGTCGTTTAGATGTAGTTGACAACGTAGCATGTAACCTTACACACTGAACAAAGAAACTGCACGTTCATCTATGGaacagtattaattaaacatttttatattgtgatTTGATCATGTGACAAAACTAGTAATATCAAGGGATATgcagacaaatttaaataactgttaatgtaaagatttatttaaagtgattaaacaattataacacACGATTTTTATAGGGtgaaaatacagaaaaaacaCAGCAGAAAAGTTCGTCAGTCTACATCAAACATGGCATGCAATCATTGGGAAAAGTGCCGAGTGCACGGCGGGCGCCCGCCAATCTCCCGTCACTGAAGTCGGAGAGCAGCGAGACAGGAGCCGCGGTACCACTTGTCCCGCCCGGCGGTCCGGGATGGGGAAAGCAACAGGAGGGTGGTGGTTCTCAAGGCGGTGCAGCGCCGACGCTCCAGTCGACACCTCAGTCGTCCGGGGGTGCGTCAGCGCCGACGGCAACGGTTGCGGCTGCCGGACAGACGGCGCCCAGCCAACAGGCGCCCGGTCCTGGTACTCAGCAACAGTCGAATTCGAATGCCCCTGCGGCACACCAGAAGCCACCGTCGCTAGTTTCGAGCGGTGTGACGCCTGCAACCGGCGACAAACTGTGGAGTTCGATAACAAGCGGTTCAGGTACTACtacttttttcattcatttcgatttgtatttttaatatgcgcGTTCAATTTCAGATCCTGCTCACCCACCGCCCTACCAGAGCGCCCAGTTCCAGCACGAGTTCCCGAGCCTCTCAGGCGGCCCCGAGGGCGCCGCTGGTCAAGGAGGTCGCGTTGGCGGACCCGCATCCGATGGATACGGCGCGGCGCCCGGCGGCCTGAGTTTACGACCCCAAACGGAAGGGTCGTGGACGCAGGGGGGTGCAGGACGTTTTGGACCACCGGACGGGGCCGGTCTACGCGGTGCTGCGGGCGCCTCGGGCCCGATGGCACACCCACCGCAGCTCTCGGGCCCGGGCGGCCCGAATGGCCCTGCCCACGGACAATCCTCTCAGCAACATCACCCACCGTTGCCGCCGCAATTTAGGAGTGTAATGCCGTCGTTTATGTACAAAGGTCGGTTTCTAGTGGTTAATTTCAGAAGTAGCATTATTGGTTAAAAAAAGTCACTAAGTGGTTCActctgttaatttttaaatggaaaaagaATTAACCTTGGAATCAAGTAAAATCACGTACAACTACATTTTgccataaaattgtattaacttattttttgaatggaaAGGTCTTTTGATACCTTATTTGAAAGGTAAACATGtccttcaaatattatatgagTAATTTGTGACATCTGAGTTCAACTAGCAAAATTatcttgtataaaataaaaatctttcaaatGAGGTATTGATAAAACCACCATTTCCACAAAAAATGTTGATGATGCTTATAAGGTAATATAAACTTCAtggaaaaatttagttaaagaGATAACTTGAACCGTTCAAAAGTTACCAGGGAGGACTCTACAATCACGCTATATAAGAAACATTTATCATCATACTAGATTCTAATTCTTAATCCATTGTACCATTTTAGATTTTGTTGGCACAGGTAGCTTTGCGTCCACTGGCTCTTCCGGAATATCTCACACGTCGCACAATCCAGCCGCTCCCTCGTCGATCAACGGCCGGGGTGGTATGGGTGGCGAACGTGGTGGTAATAGACCACATCCGGAATCGTCAAGACAAGCACCACCCCGCCTCAATGACAATCTCGAAGAACTGACTCCCCGACCCATTATCAAAGAGGAGGAATTGAGTAGGATGGTCGAGATTAGTAATGACATGGGTTGGGCCATTCAGGACGAGGTCGACTATAACAAGACGTTGGCGTTCAGCGACGATGAATGCGACAACAGCAACAAAACTGCATCAAGCCGAAGTGGTGAAAACAGGGACTCCAGGGAAAGGGACAACGTGTAAGTGACTTATTAttactttgaaactttgtGCGATAAATAATTGGTCATATAGTGAATCTAGGGACAAACTGCAATCGACAACGCACGTTCGAGAGCACCCCAGGGACCGCGACCGTGACAGGGATCGTGATCGCGATCATAGAGATCTGGAACGCAGCGACAGCCACTCGAGCGACGGAACCCAGCGCAACTGGAACACCGGTAGTTCCGGTGGAGGCGCGCGGTCCATGAATTCGCGTGGTCGCTCCTCCGAGGAAGATGACATTCGTTTACAGCGACGCACCCAGCAGGAGGTCGAACTTGCTGTGCAAAGGGCCAAACAACGAAAGGAGGAGGAGGAAAAGCGATTCAATGAGGCGACTAAACAAGGGGCTGCCAAGAAGTTAATGGAACTTGAAGAGAAAATACAGAAAAGGGACAGGTATGTTACTAGGAAAAGTAGTTCACATTACTTGTGTTTATTTTCACACTTAACCCCActatattttcaatacaattgTAAGTTGATATATAGGTTCCATAATTGCATCATTCAagacatataattaattgattgtagataaaatattttaaatacaattatttacagAGTCAATGAGACATCTGGAACCATTAATCCAGCCaatgtgcctgcaaaagggaTAAACCACACGCCCATACCGCTGCCCGAATTCCAGAAGGATAAGGAAAGATCCGACCGTAACGAACGGGATGGCAGAGACAATCGTTCAGGCACTCCTAACGATACCTCCAACCACGATGATTCGAAACGCAACGACAGCGGCAATAATTTCAGACATCTAACCCAAATTGAAGGCAAGAATTTCCCACGCAAAACAGCTAGCGGTGGCGGCAAACAGTCGGATCGCGACAACAGGGATCGGGAACGTGGTGACGGACGGTCCCAGAACGGACAGTTTTCCCGTCACTTCCAGAATGATCTGCCTCCACGTTTCTTGAAGAACCAACAGAGAAACAACAGTCAGAACAATTTACAGCAAGCAGGCATGCAGCAACCTGCACAACACTTTGGACAATGGAGCGCACCTCAGGGTGGCGGAGTTGCACCACCCAATGCCGCCAAGTCCTCGCCTGGCATTAACAGGAATGCCAGGGATAGCCCCGATAGGACTAGAGACGAAGATGATAGGAGGTAATTTCTTAACCAATTTGATTACTCactacatttatatattttgttgactcgtgttattaaataaataattttctttacagGGATTATAAGCGTCAGGGTTCGGACGATAGTTATCGTGGTAGCCACATGCATTTACAACATGACCCATCACCTAAACAATTGCCAACCCAAGATAGTCATGGTCGTTACGGCGATGATTGTTCACAAGAATCCCGACATCACGGCTACGACTACGGACGTAGAGATCAACAACAAGACGACAAGTGGTTGCCCAAAGATAAAGAACGGTCAGACAAGAAATTAGATGGGTACGGGGGTGGCGACCACGGTTCCAGAGATGATTGGCACGATAGAAAGGATAAACGTGACGATAAACCACAAGATAGGTACGATAGGCCTCAGAGACCGGACAGTCGTGACTCCCGTTCGACGAGAGATTCTCGCCATTCTAGAGACTCTGAGCCACGCGACTATATGAGTCAGTGGGCGTCCGAGCCCGCATATGAATCGTATGAAGATAAAAAGAAAGAACAACAGCATGCGTTGCGGGATGATCGTCGAACAGTTCCGGGACCAATTACCAAGGATAGAATCGAAGCCGACGACATGCGAAACGAAAAACGATCGTTAACACAGCTTAAACGTGGACAGAACTTGGATAAAAGGGATGGCGTTAAAAGAGACGATAAAGTGCATGAGGTGGATGAACTGAAGAAAGCCAACAGTGCACTGATAAGCGATACGGGTGGCAATGATTGGGCTGAATGTTTACCACCTATTGAGGACTCGAATGACGCCAAGTTCTCCGATGACAAGTCAAACAAGACGTCGTCGAGTACTGACCTTCACAAGAACGACAAGCATTTTGGTGGTGAACTGAAAAAGTCTGACAGTTTGGAGCACAAAGATGGTGGAAGAATGCGTGGTGGCCGTGGGTCTCAGAACAAAAGCGGAAGCGCAGGTGGATGGGGTAACTCCAGCGAGTACCATCGATCATCCGGTGGTGCTTGGAATAAAAGAGCTGGTCGAGGTGGTGGACGTAGCGGTGGAAGGCCTTCGTCTCAGGTGAGCGGTGACTTCCACGGCACTGATTCAGAAGGTTCCATCGAAGACCACCACTCTGACAAGGGAAAGAAACAGGAGAAGGATGAGAAAAATCGCGAATCAAAAGAAATCTCAAAACATCAAGAGAAAACTCATGATGGACAACGTAAATCGGAAGGCGGCAAATATGACAAGCATTATGTTCCACGAGGTGAACCATCCAGAATAGGCAGGGGTGGTGCCAGTTTCGGCAGCCGCAATAGTCGCATGGGCGGACTGAGTAAGAAAATAGACGGTTACGGACCTCCACCTAAAAGTCCATTCGGGCATCACGACGATAGGGACAAGAAAGCGTCCAGTGATGAAGCGTCAGTGGATCCTCTCGCAACCGAGGATAAAACCAAGTTGAATCAGCAGGCCCTTTCTGCGGGAATGGGTATTGCACCTGGGGGCAGCAAGAAGGACCACGATGAAAAGAATCGGTCGAGAAAGGATAATAGACGTGGCAAGTCTAGAAGCAAAAACGATGGCTTGAAAAAGGATGATGATGTATACGACACCAATTCGGAACTTTCGGACGAAAAAGACGGAAAGTTGTCTTCAAAAAAATCTGGTGGTAGTAGCAATAAGTCTCAATCGACATCCAGAGGATCCTCATCAAATCCGAGCAGAAGCGATAGTAGGCGAAATCCTCCTCCACGAATGGGAGGCTCTGACAAGAGATACGCAGATGGTCAAAACTCAGTTCCACGTCAAAACTCGAATAGCTCACTAAAGAGTAAAAAAGAAGACAAGAACGAACAGAACGTGCTTTGCAATGCTATCGCAGATATTTCCCTGAAAAACCGTGAAGCTGATGGTGAGGATAAAGATGAAAGGTCATCTATTAACGGTGATTCAGAAGGTTTCCAAGAAGTAAAAAGCAAAAAGACGGTAAAAGATAAGCAAAAAGCAGATGAGAAATCAGGAACCAAGGGTGCAAAGAATGATAAAGATAAGGATAGTAATGTTGGCAGTAACTCCGTTGGTGGCCGAAACGATAGAGGCGTAGAAAGGAAGAAGACACAACAATTAACACCTCAACAAATTCAAAACATTCCGTCTTTGATGGCTACACCGGTTAATCCGCCACAGTCCTTGCCGAAGAACAACTTTGAGAGGCCGCGGCAACAGAAACTGGCTCCCAGATTTGCCAAGCAAAAACTTCAAAAAGCTCAAATGCAACAGCAGCAACATTCGGTAAGAAATTGTTTacgaattaattgttaattgatactattaattttttttctttaattacagCATCACCTTCAAGATGTAAATGACATGAACAAAGTGAATCAGAACATCAATGTATATAACATGAAAGATGCTAATGTAGTATCTGCTACAGTTTCAGCATGGGACAAACCATTAGGTTCTCAAATGCGTGGCATTGATCACGATGCTATGATGGGTGTGACTATGGATAATTGCAAAGGGATGGAACCTGGACAGGTGCCTCAACAAGGTGCCAATCCCAATGCTGCAGATAAggtacttttaattttcattgttttgtAACGGGTAAAGCTTTAAATGTCAATTCTCGATAAAGTGAAGTTAACATTAATGTGTTAGTAGTGACTTTTAATCtactacattttataattaacctcTCACTTTGCAGATGATGGCTAAATCTCAAATGCAACAGGATAAAACGCTATTGGACGGAACAACTGCCCCTGTTCAAACGATAATTTTCGAAAACACCAACTTTAAATCTTCGGCTGCTCCGGGCAGTCGAAATGCCGCACGGTCATCCGGTGCCGATAAAGCCCGGGGCGGCAAAATGGATGATGGCCCTTTAGACGGCGGTAACACTGTGATGTCCAACTTTAACAAACCTCTTACTGAACTTATTGGCAAAGATAAGTCGGACTCCATACAGCTGCCTATTTCGTTTAAGGTGCGTGTTCCTGTCTGAGgtgtttaaaaacatttattttgtatttagatCAATTTAAACTGTTgcttaattactattattttgttacaggAGGACAATGGTGACATGAAATTGGATTTCTTCGACTCGGAACTCAGTTTGACTGATGAAAAGTCATCCGCCAAAATGATTATGTCTTCTAAAACGATACACACAAGCGGAGCAACTCCAACAGCGAACAGCGCCATGTGCACTGCCGATtcgttaaacattaaaattgcttCCGTTAAAAAGGTAAAATAGTCCAGTAATTGTTGAAACTGAAACATgaccttaaattaaattccaggTGTGGGAAACGCCATCAGCTGAACACGGTGTCGTACAGGACGATACGAGCTCGTCCAATTTTTCCAACGCTTTCGTCCCGGACGCTCAGATAGACCCCAATGTGTTCAATAAGTCAGGGGACGGCGGAGACGATGGCCACGAGGCTTACAACCAATCACCAAACCAGTCGGCGCAATCGACTACCACAAATGTATGTAAGGTAAGTCTCAGATAGtggaaagaatataaagaccCTGATCCCTCCTAAATTCATGTTtatcattttacatttattttagttttcttttttttttaatttcatgtttaattttacagaatCTTTTAGTTCAACttctaattttgattaaatgttGGGTCTATTTTCTGTTTCATACAATTAATTGGACTTCTTTCATTTTACTTCACTTAtctttcataaattttctacGCCACCATTAGCATTTTTGTACCTACTTGTTGCAGGTAAAACCGACACAGCAAGTGTCTGGCACAGGAAACCAAACTGTGTTGAATTCGACATCGCACCAACAGCATTCTGCCATGGTGGCGCAGAGCCTTATGGGCAATCCACTGTCGCCACCACCTATGCCTCATGTGCCCGGCGCAGGCGTCGGTCTTGGACAACCACAACCTTACAGTGCTAATCAACACCTTGGTTATCAAGTAATAAATACCCATTTACCATCATTAATTGTGATTACTAaactttttgaatttgtttcagGCTGGACTTGGTGGTAACACGCAATACGGCATGTCAGCAATTCCTTCGCCACCCACAGTGCCAACGGTTCTGTACAACTCGACGCAGCCACTTCAGCCCGCCAACGCCGCCGGTCTCTACAGCACCTTCCAGATGGAACAAGCGGCGGCCAGCGTGCTAGGTGGCCAACGGAGCTCTCAATACTCCCAATATCCTCCCTTTGGCATAGGTCAGACACCTTCCAGTCCTTACTCCACACAATCGGTGTATTTGCCACCGGCGCCACACCCACCTCCACCAACACAGGCTCCGCCACCGGAGCTATATCAGAACTTCAGGCTGGGAACGGGACCTTTCGGTCAGAACCAGCAGCTAAATAATCCCAGCACGGTGCTCATATCATCCACATCCAATACGTTGATGAGCGCGTCTGTCAAGCCCAGTTCGCAGCAGATCAGCGCAATTGGTGAGTCTTCTCGTTGTGAATATTAAAGGACACGTATTAATTGGGAGCATTCTTGATTTCTAGGCACGAAAGCTGGAGGTGTGGGTCAAGCGTACGGTCAACAGTCGCAACAAGGCCAACAGATGTACATGTACGATCCCGGATTGCAGCACAactatatatcaaatttgcaACGCGGTCCTCCCGCGGGCCCAGTCCAAAGTAACGTGGTGCCGGCACTCCAGCCATCGTCTTCGTACTACTCGGGATCGACAGGTATCAAAACACCTTTTCATTCCTCatggaattattaaaatacactaATTTTTTCGATTATTAAGCTTTTGGGGTTTACTAGGCGCCTCGAGTTCCCGATCCAGTGTAGCCCACGTCCCAAGTCCAGTTCCTTGAACCGTCCAGGTTTACTGTTTCAATATGCCACACTACCGTTGTGTTATGAACAGTGAGTCTTGACTTAGAAGAACCACTTTCCCTCCTTTTATATCCTTCTTTATTTGTCCCATTGACGAGtcgagattttatttattgctctCTAGTTTTTAATGTGACCCGATTTTAGTTTTACACACAAACTCACGCGATTCTACACTTTCTGCTGCTTTGGTGTGGTGACTATTTATGTAGAGATGTGTTGATTAGCTATTAAGTGCGATTATTTTGATGTTGAGTTTTTGTCTTAATGTCGTTGGCACCCGAAAAATAATCGTTTAATTATAAGAggaaacatttcaaaactttttatttattatatatatttattttgaatcggTTTCTCAAGTAATGTTGTCAATGACaatgcaaaataaattgtgtgcATTATTACTTGACATTATTTAATGAGGAGACcgttatttattgattgaaaGCAAgacttattgattattttttggatACTACCGGCGTAATTGTACCGTATTTAGTTATAGCACGAAAAGTATTTCAgtgactattatttataattatttagagaTCTAATACACAATGATTTTGTACCCAGTTGTTGTGTATATTCGGAATATTGCTGTGAAAGTATGATTTTGTAATGTAGAtagttttatcaaatttattaatcctttaactaattattcagtatatacaataaattattcattttaataatatttataacagagCAAAcactatttattgaatttattgatgcCAATAGAGCTTTATACAATTTTCCACTCAAAATCATGCCATTTAGTTCATTGTagataatatcaattaattttaatccctTATTTATGCAATGCATTGTAGATAGattttgtgaaataataaatttctattttctaattttgtgtatttttttgcaTGGTGTATTGTTTGTCCGTCAAATGCAAAGTCAAGACACAAAAAGTAAAGTAGTATAGAACATTTAGAACTAACAATGTGGTAGACAAAATTAGAAAAGAACACTCAATCTACTTTGTGGAGTGAGTTTGTAGCAGCTGCTTGAGCATATTGTATAGTTTTGTGCAGTAATAAACTATGGTCAAGTCTTTTGGTAAGTCCTTTTGTAGTTAAAAAtgctttgttttttttttgtgttatacTTGAAGTATTCAAAAAATGGGTTAAATTGAAATCTACTAAACTTGAGCttatcaaattaatgaaaaaatataaaacattttaaattattccattattaatttaaatttaattttattattcccgagttttttattttaattacaccgCTTGCAGGTTTGtaccaattaaatattctctgaTTAAAATTACGATCTTCCATTATGTGCCGATCAATTAAACCAAGGATACTTCACGTCTCAAAATCCAATGAtcgcattaaattaataacctgTGTTATGTTACATTTCAGGAGGACAGGGTTTCTTCCAGCAACCGGGCAACTCTGCCATGACCGGGGCACAACTGCAACAACACCAGGCGGCCGCGGGTTACGGTTTGCAGGGATTCGCAGCGGCCGCCGTGGCCGCTGCTTCCCACAGCCAGTCGCACAACAGCGTCAGCTTCAATTCCCAATTTCTGTCGACTCCGATGCAAATGGCGGCGGCGATCTCCCAGCAGTACAGGTCTACATATATAAAGGCGGCCGCTGGTCAACCCATGGGCGACCAGTCGGGTGCCGGAGGCGGAAGGCCGCAACAGCTTAAGAGTCCTGCCGGACAGGACGGTCTCTCCTCAGTGTTTTCGGGTGAGTGATGGTTTGAGATTATTATACGGTTTTATGTTactgtattttgttttataggtTCCCAAATTCCGTCGCCGAAGTCACGACAGAATTCAAAGCATCCGCCTCCACAGTCGAGTCCCACTGCCCAAACAAAACTGTTCTACGGAAACATGGGCGGCAATCAACAGAGCAATGTAAGTAGCCACTACAACACAATTCCCAAGTAATCGAATGTACTTTCGTAAGCACGATATTCATAGTATATCAGGAGTAATTCTCCAATAACATTCGTTGAAAAATCTTCTTTTTATTTCGAGGTTGGTGAAGGATAACTCTCGGCGTTACGGAGTTGCGTGTTGGGTTATGCGTGTTATTACGTATTTGTGATCTGtcttttatatacattaattctGATGCGGTTTGTTGTTTGTTCTCTGTGCGGTAGGTGCAAAGGTACCCGACACCGATCCAAAGGCCGCCGGTAAATTTCCAGCAAAACATGGGTTCAGTCCAAAACAACGTGAACCAGAAACACCGGTCAAGCAATGTGGGAAATAAAGCTCCCAATCGGCAGTTTTACGGCGGCCAAAGTAAGTTCCCCTGCTTTTTACACAGTGTGCTTTCTTTCACCCACTTTCTGGTCTCCCTATTCCTATACAATTTGTAAAAGTCTTGCTTGTCCACCTCAGCTATTCCAAACTGCATGGAATAATCGAATTGCATGGTCGTAAGTCGTAGTACGTTTACCGGAATTGATTCCAAACCTGTATAACTTGGTAATTAAGTCTGTTTCTATCTCTATTTTTGTGGTTACTGTTTAGGGACATATTAATCCACAGTTGAATACTGAAAATTTCCCTGCTGcctgtttttattgttggatTTTCAATTCCGAA
Encoded here:
- the LOC109594425 gene encoding protein split ends isoform X3; its protein translation is MSTLSGQASKGEKTKPKFQSLDINNLYRVSRGENTEKTQQKSSSVYIKHGMQSLGKVPSARRAPANLPSLKSESSETGAAVPLVPPGGPGWGKQQEGGGSQGGAAPTLQSTPQSSGGASAPTATVAAAGQTAPSQQAPGPGTQQQSNSNAPAAHQKPPSLVSSGVTPATGDKLWSSITSGSDPAHPPPYQSAQFQHEFPSLSGGPEGAAGQGGRVGGPASDGYGAAPGGLSLRPQTEGSWTQGGAGRFGPPDGAGLRGAAGASGPMAHPPQLSGPGGPNGPAHGQSSQQHHPPLPPQFRSVMPSFMYKGSFASTGSSGISHTSHNPAAPSSINGRGGMGGERGGNRPHPESSRQAPPRLNDNLEELTPRPIIKEEELSRMVEISNDMGWAIQDEVDYNKTLAFSDDECDNSNKTASSRSGENRDSRERDNVESRDKLQSTTHVREHPRDRDRDRDRDRDHRDLERSDSHSSDGTQRNWNTGSSGGGARSMNSRGRSSEEDDIRLQRRTQQEVELAVQRAKQRKEEEEKRFNEATKQGAAKKLMELEEKIQKRDRVNETSGTINPANVPAKGINHTPIPLPEFQKDKERSDRNERDGRDNRSGTPNDTSNHDDSKRNDSGNNFRHLTQIEGKNFPRKTASGGGKQSDRDNRDRERGDGRSQNGQFSRHFQNDLPPRFLKNQQRNNSQNNLQQAGMQQPAQHFGQWSAPQGGGVAPPNAAKSSPGINRNARDSPDRTRDEDDRRDYKRQGSDDSYRGSHMHLQHDPSPKQLPTQDSHGRYGDDCSQESRHHGYDYGRRDQQQDDKWLPKDKERSDKKLDGYGGGDHGSRDDWHDRKDKRDDKPQDRYDRPQRPDSRDSRSTRDSRHSRDSEPRDYMSQWASEPAYESYEDKKKEQQHALRDDRRTVPGPITKDRIEADDMRNEKRSLTQLKRGQNLDKRDGVKRDDKVHEVDELKKANSALISDTGGNDWAECLPPIEDSNDAKFSDDKSNKTSSSTDLHKNDKHFGGELKKSDSLEHKDGGRMRGGRGSQNKSGSAGGWGNSSEYHRSSGGAWNKRAGRGGGRSGGRPSSQVSGDFHGTDSEGSIEDHHSDKGKKQEKDEKNRESKEISKHQEKTHDGQRKSEGGKYDKHYVPRGEPSRIGRGGASFGSRNSRMGGLSKKIDGYGPPPKSPFGHHDDRDKKASSDEASVDPLATEDKTKLNQQALSAGMGIAPGGSKKDHDEKNRSRKDNRRGKSRSKNDGLKKDDDVYDTNSELSDEKDGKLSSKKSGGSSNKSQSTSRGSSSNPSRSDSRRNPPPRMGGSDKRYADGQNSVPRQNSNSSLKSKKEDKNEQNVLCNAIADISLKNREADGEDKDERSSINGDSEGFQEVKSKKTVKDKQKADEKSGTKGAKNDKDKDSNVGSNSVGGRNDRGVERKKTQQLTPQQIQNIPSLMATPVNPPQSLPKNNFERPRQQKLAPRFAKQKLQKAQMQQQQHSHHLQDVNDMNKVNQNINVYNMKDANVVSATVSAWDKPLGSQMRGIDHDAMMGVTMDNCKGMEPGQVPQQGANPNAADKMMAKSQMQQDKTLLDGTTAPVQTIIFENTNFKSSAAPGSRNAARSSGADKARGGKMDDGPLDGGNTVMSNFNKPLTELIGKDKSDSIQLPISFKEDNGDMKLDFFDSELSLTDEKSSAKMIMSSKTIHTSGATPTANSAMCTADSLNIKIASVKKVWETPSAEHGVVQDDTSSSNFSNAFVPDAQIDPNVFNKSGDGGDDGHEAYNQSPNQSAQSTTTNVCKVKPTQQVSGTGNQTVLNSTSHQQHSAMVAQSLMGNPLSPPPMPHVPGAGVGLGQPQPYSANQHLGYQAGLGGNTQYGMSAIPSPPTVPTVLYNSTQPLQPANAAGLYSTFQMEQAAASVLGGQRSSQYSQYPPFGIGQTPSSPYSTQSVYLPPAPHPPPPTQAPPPELYQNFRLGTGPFGQNQQLNNPSTVLISSTSNTLMSASVKPSSQQISAIGTKAGGVGQAYGQQSQQGQQMYMYDPGLQHNYISNLQRGPPAGPVQSNVVPALQPSSSYYSGSTGGQGFFQQPGNSAMTGAQLQQHQAAAGYGLQGFAAAAVAAASHSQSHNSVSFNSQFLSTPMQMAAAISQQYRSTYIKAAAGQPMGDQSGAGGGRPQQLKSPAGQDGLSSVFSGSQIPSPKSRQNSKHPPPQSSPTAQTKLFYGNMGGNQQSNVQRYPTPIQRPPVNFQQNMGSVQNNVNQKHRSSNVGNKAPNRQFYGGQNNALSSQNEKVDESKLNDSGNGGVNTSSSASAQAATTGPKTSVVNNTDGLGKEGTGAASAASMKEEASALKD